The following coding sequences are from one Bos mutus isolate GX-2022 chromosome 22, NWIPB_WYAK_1.1, whole genome shotgun sequence window:
- the EDEM1 gene encoding ER degradation-enhancing alpha-mannosidase-like protein 1 isoform X1 has protein sequence MQWRALVLGLVLLRLGLHGVLWLVFGLGPSMGFYQRFPLSFGFQRLRGPDGSASPASGPADRPGGLSGPSWLQPPAPGAAEGKRRRAPRRPGQGVCGPAHWGYVLGGRGRGRDEYEKRYSSAFPPQLRAQMRDLARGMFVFGYDNYMAHAFPQDELNPIHCRGRGPDRGDPSNLNINDVLGNYSLTLVDALDTLAIMGNSSEFQKAVKLVINTVSFDRDSTVQVFEATIRVLGSLLSAHRIITDSKQPFGDMTIKDYDNELLHMAHDLAVRLLPAFENTKTGIPYPRVNLKTGVPPDSNNETCTAGAGSLLVEFGILSRLLGDSTFEWVARRAVKALWSLRSSDTGLLGNVVNIQTGHWVGKQSGLGAGLDSFYEYLLKSYILFGEKEDLEMFNAAYQSIQNYLRRGREACNEGEGDPPLYVNVNMFSGQLMNTWIDSLQAFFPGLQVLIGDVEDAICLHAFYYAIWKRYGALPERYNWQLQAPDVLFYPLRPELVESTYLLYQATKNPFYLHVGMDILQSLEKYTKVKCGYATLHHVIDKSKEDRMESFFLSETCKYLYLLFDEENPVHKSGTRYMFTTEGHIISVDEHLRESPWKEFFSEEGGPDQVGKSGHRPKPQELNVINSSSNCNRVPDERRYALPLKSIYMRQIDQMVGLI, from the exons ATGCAATGGCGAGCGCTCGTCCTGGGGCTGGTACTCCTTCGGCTTGGCCTCCACGGAGTGCTGTGGCTCGTCTTCGGGCTGGGGCCCAGCATGGGCTTCTACCAGCGCTTCCCGCTCAGCTTCGGCTTCCAGCGCCTGAGGGGTCCCGACGGCTCCGCATCTCCCGCCTCCGGGCCAGCGGACCGGCCCGGGGGGCTGTCGGGGCCGTCGTGGCTGCAGCCTCCGGCCCCCGGGGCGGCAGAGGGGAAGCGGCGGCGGGCTCCGCGGCGGCCCGGGCAGGGCGTGTGCGGCCCGGCCCACTGGGGCTACGTGCTGGGCGGCCGGGGCCGCGGCCGGGACGAGTATGAGAAGCGCTACAGCAGCGCCTTCCCACCCCAGCTGCGCGCCCAGATGCGCGACCTGGCGCGGGGCATGTTCGTGTTCGGCTACGACAATTACATGGCGCACGCCTTTCCTCAGGACGAGCTCAACCCCATCCACTGCCGCGGCCGAGGACCCGACCGCGGGGACCC ctcAAATCTGAACATCAATGATGTGCTAGGGAATTATTCCCTTACTCTGGTTGATGCGTTGGATACCCTTGCA ATAATGGGAAATTCATCCGAGTTCCAGAAAGCAGTCAAGTTAGTGATCAACACAGTTTCCTTTGACAGAGATTCCACCGTCCAGGTCTTCGAGGCCACCATAAG GGTTCTGGGGAGCCTTCTTTCTGCCCACAGAATAATAACTGACTCCAAGCAGCCCTTTGGTGACATGACGATTAAGGATTATGACAACGAGCTGTTACACATGGCTCACGACCTGGCTGTGAGGCTCCTCCCTGCCTTTGAAAACACCAAGACTGGGATCCCCTACCCTCGG GTGAATCTAAAGACAGGCGTTCCTCCCGACAGCAATAATGAGACATGCACGGCCGGTGCTGGTTCCCTCCTGGTGGAATTTGGGATTCTAAGCCGACTGCTGGGGGATTCCACGTTTGAGTGGGTGGCCAGGCGAGCTGTGAAAGCCCTTTGGAGCTTGCGGAGCAGCGACACGGGATTGTTAG GCAATGTTGTGAACATTCAGACGGGCCACTGGGTCGGCAAGCAGAGTGGCTTGGGTGCCGGACTGGACTCCTTCTATGAATACCTCTTGAAATCTTACATTCtctttggagaaaaagaagacCTAGAAATGTTTAATGCTGCATATCAGAGTATTCAGAACTACTTAAGAAGAGG TCGGGAAGCCTGTAACGAGGGAGAAGGGGACCCGCCCCTCTACGTCAACGTGAACATGTTCAGCGGGCAGCTCATGAACACGTGGATCGACTCTCTGCAGGCCTTCTTCCCTGGACTGCAG GTTCTGATAGGAGACGTGGAAGACGCCATCTGCCTGCACGCCTTCTACTACGCCATCTGGAAGCGCTACGGGGCCCTCCCCGAGAGGTACAACTGGCAGCTGCAGGCCCCCGACGTGCTCTTCTATCCGCTGAGGCCCGAGCTGGTGGAGTCCACGTATCTCCTCTACCAG GCAACCAAGAATCCCTTCTACCTCCATGTAGGAATGGACATTCTGCAGAGTCTGGAAAAGTACACAAAAGTCAA GTGTGGCTACGCTACGCTGCATCATGTCATCGACAAGTCCAAGGAGGACCGGATGGAGAGCTTCTTCCTCAGCGAGACCTGTAAATACCTGTATCTG CTCTTTGATGAGGAGAACCCAGTACACAAATCTGGAACCAGATACATGTTTACAACTGAGGGACACATTATATCTGTTGACGAACATCTCCGGGAGTCACCCTGGAAGGAGTTCTTCTCTGAAGAGGGAGGGCCGGACCAAGTGGGAAAGTCTGGGCACAGGCCTAAACCTCAGGAGCTGAACGTCATCAACTCCAGCTCCAAT TGCAATCGGGTTCCTGATGAGAGGCGATACGCCCTGCCCCTAAAGAGCATCTACATGCGACAGATTGACCAGATGGTTGGCTTGATTTGA
- the EDEM1 gene encoding ER degradation-enhancing alpha-mannosidase-like protein 1 isoform X2 — translation MQWRALVLGLVLLRLGLHGVLWLVFGLGPSMGFYQRFPLSFGFQRLRGPDGSASPASGPADRPGGLSGPSWLQPPAPGAAEGKRRRAPRRPGQGVCGPAHWGYVLGGRGRGRDEYEKRYSSAFPPQLRAQMRDLARGMFVFGYDNYMAHAFPQDELNPIHCRGRGPDRGDPSNLNINDVLGNYSLTLVDALDTLAIMGNSSEFQKAVKLVINTVSFDRDSTVQVFEATIRVLGSLLSAHRIITDSKQPFGDMTIKDYDNELLHMAHDLAVRLLPAFENTKTGIPYPRVNLKTGVPPDSNNETCTAGAGSLLVEFGILSRLLGDSTFEWVARRAVKALWSLRSSDTGLLGNVVNIQTGHWVGKQSGLGAGLDSFYEYLLKSYILFGEKEDLEMFNAAYQSIQNYLRRGREACNEGEGDPPLYVNVNMFSGQLMNTWIDSLQAFFPGLQVLIGDVEDAICLHAFYYAIWKRYGALPERYNWQLQAPDVLFYPLRPELVESTYLLYQVWLRYAASCHRQVQGGPDGELLPQRDL, via the exons ATGCAATGGCGAGCGCTCGTCCTGGGGCTGGTACTCCTTCGGCTTGGCCTCCACGGAGTGCTGTGGCTCGTCTTCGGGCTGGGGCCCAGCATGGGCTTCTACCAGCGCTTCCCGCTCAGCTTCGGCTTCCAGCGCCTGAGGGGTCCCGACGGCTCCGCATCTCCCGCCTCCGGGCCAGCGGACCGGCCCGGGGGGCTGTCGGGGCCGTCGTGGCTGCAGCCTCCGGCCCCCGGGGCGGCAGAGGGGAAGCGGCGGCGGGCTCCGCGGCGGCCCGGGCAGGGCGTGTGCGGCCCGGCCCACTGGGGCTACGTGCTGGGCGGCCGGGGCCGCGGCCGGGACGAGTATGAGAAGCGCTACAGCAGCGCCTTCCCACCCCAGCTGCGCGCCCAGATGCGCGACCTGGCGCGGGGCATGTTCGTGTTCGGCTACGACAATTACATGGCGCACGCCTTTCCTCAGGACGAGCTCAACCCCATCCACTGCCGCGGCCGAGGACCCGACCGCGGGGACCC ctcAAATCTGAACATCAATGATGTGCTAGGGAATTATTCCCTTACTCTGGTTGATGCGTTGGATACCCTTGCA ATAATGGGAAATTCATCCGAGTTCCAGAAAGCAGTCAAGTTAGTGATCAACACAGTTTCCTTTGACAGAGATTCCACCGTCCAGGTCTTCGAGGCCACCATAAG GGTTCTGGGGAGCCTTCTTTCTGCCCACAGAATAATAACTGACTCCAAGCAGCCCTTTGGTGACATGACGATTAAGGATTATGACAACGAGCTGTTACACATGGCTCACGACCTGGCTGTGAGGCTCCTCCCTGCCTTTGAAAACACCAAGACTGGGATCCCCTACCCTCGG GTGAATCTAAAGACAGGCGTTCCTCCCGACAGCAATAATGAGACATGCACGGCCGGTGCTGGTTCCCTCCTGGTGGAATTTGGGATTCTAAGCCGACTGCTGGGGGATTCCACGTTTGAGTGGGTGGCCAGGCGAGCTGTGAAAGCCCTTTGGAGCTTGCGGAGCAGCGACACGGGATTGTTAG GCAATGTTGTGAACATTCAGACGGGCCACTGGGTCGGCAAGCAGAGTGGCTTGGGTGCCGGACTGGACTCCTTCTATGAATACCTCTTGAAATCTTACATTCtctttggagaaaaagaagacCTAGAAATGTTTAATGCTGCATATCAGAGTATTCAGAACTACTTAAGAAGAGG TCGGGAAGCCTGTAACGAGGGAGAAGGGGACCCGCCCCTCTACGTCAACGTGAACATGTTCAGCGGGCAGCTCATGAACACGTGGATCGACTCTCTGCAGGCCTTCTTCCCTGGACTGCAG GTTCTGATAGGAGACGTGGAAGACGCCATCTGCCTGCACGCCTTCTACTACGCCATCTGGAAGCGCTACGGGGCCCTCCCCGAGAGGTACAACTGGCAGCTGCAGGCCCCCGACGTGCTCTTCTATCCGCTGAGGCCCGAGCTGGTGGAGTCCACGTATCTCCTCTACCAG GTGTGGCTACGCTACGCTGCATCATGTCATCGACAAGTCCAAGGAGGACCGGATGGAGAGCTTCTTCCTCAGCGAGACCTGTAA